A genome region from Eschrichtius robustus isolate mEscRob2 chromosome 4, mEscRob2.pri, whole genome shotgun sequence includes the following:
- the FAM200B gene encoding protein FAM200B isoform X1, translating into MNPLPELYTLQGILRKRNNEAKYAEACSSSTAGSGSMNSDNIEKTIDSNLQTSTSFEPRFKKKKVTARRYNEDYLKYGFIKCEKPFENDRPQCVICNNILANESLKPSKLKRHLETQHAELIDKPLEYFQRKKIDVKSSTQFLSCSTTVSEKTLLSSYLVAYRVAKEKMAHTAAEKIILPACLDMVRTIFDDKSADKLKTIPSDNTISLRICTIAEHLEAMLITRLQSGIDFAIQLDESTDTGSCTALLVYVRYAWQGDFMEDFLCCLNLTSHLSGLDIFTELEKCIVGQYKLNWKNCKGITSDGTANITGKQSRVIKKLLEVTSGAWNHCFIHREALASREIPQKLMEVLKKAVKVVNFIKGSSLNSRLLETFCSEIGANYTHLLYHTKVRWLSQGKILSRVYELRNEIHVFLIEKKSHLAAIFEDDIWVTKLAYLTDIFGILNELRLKLQGKNSDIFQQAERIQGFQKALLLWQARLKSNRPSYYMFPRFLQHIEENVINENILEEIKLEILLHLTSLCQTFNHLFPEEKFETLRQNCWVKDPFAFRNPESIIELNLVPEEENELLQLSSSYTSKNDYETLSLSAFWIKIKEDFPLISRKSILLLLPFTATSLCELGFSVLTQLKAKERNGLNGAADMRVALSSCVPDWNELMNGQAHLPR; encoded by the exons ATGAATCCTTTGCCAGAATTATACACCTTGCAAGGAATACTAAG aaagaggaataaTGAAGCAAAGTATGCAGAAGCATGTTCAAGTTCTACTGCTGGATCTGGAAGTATGAATAGTGACAATATTGAGAAAACTATTGACTCTAATCTGCAGACATCAACTTCGTTTGAGCCacgtttcaaaaagaaaaaagtaactgCAAGGCGTTATAATGAAGATTATTTAAAATACGGTTTTATCAAATGTGAAAAACCCTTTGAAAATGACAGACCTCAGTGTGTTATTTGTAATAATATTCTTGCAAATGAAAGCTTAAaaccttcaaaattaaaaaggcaCTTAGAAACACAGCATGCTGAACTTATTGATAAGCCTcttgaatattttcaaagaaagaaaatagatgtaAAATCATCAACACAATTTCTTAGCTGCTCTACTACTGTTAGTGAGAAAACCTTATTATCATCATATTTAGTTGCATATCGTGTGGCAAAAGAGAAAATGGCTCACACAGCTGCTGAAAAAATTATTCTTCCAGCATGTTTGGATATGGTGCGTACAATTTTTGATGATAAATCTGCTGATAAATTAAAAACGATTCCTAGTGATAACACAATATCTCTTCGAATTTGTACAATTGCCGAACATTTAGAGGCAATGCTTATTACTCGGTTGCAGTCGGGAATAGATTTTGCAATCCAGCTTGATGAAAGCACAGATACTGGAAGCTGCACAGCACTTTTAGTCTATGTCAGATATGCGTGGCAAGGCGATTTTATGGAggattttttgtgttgtttaaacTTAACCTCACACCTAAGTGGATTAGatattttcacagaattagaaaagtGCATTGTTGGTCAGTATAAATTAAACTGGAAAAACTGCAAAGGAATTACAAGTGATGGAACAGCAAACATCACTGGAAAACAGAGCAGAGTAATTAAAAAATTGCTAGAAGTTACTAGTGGTGCGTGGAATCATTGTTTTATACATCGTGAAGCGTTAGCATCCAGAGAGATTCCACAGAAGCTCATGGAAGTATTGAAAAAGGCAGTGAAAGTTGTTAACTTTATTAAAGGGAGCTCACTAAACAGCCGACTTCTTGAAACGTTTTGTTCGGAGATTGGAGCTAATTATACCCACTTACTGTATCACACCAAAGTTCGTTGGTTGTCTCAAGGGAAAATACTGAGCAGGGTTTACGAACTCAGGAATGAGATCCACGTTTTTCTCATTGAAAAGAAGTCTCATTTGGCAGCTATTTTTGAGGATGATATTTGGGTTACGAAACTGGCatatttaactgatatttttgGCATCCTTAATGAACTACGTTTAAAACTACAGGGGAAAAACAGTGACATATTCCAACAGGCCGAACGTATCCAAGGATTCCAGAAGGCGTTACTGTTGTGGCAAGCGAGGCTTAAAAGCAACCGTCCTAGCTACTACATGTTTCCAAGGTTTTTGCAGCACATTGAAGAGAATGTTATcaatgaaaacattttggaagaaataaaactagagATATTGTTGCACCTCACTTCTCTCTGCCAAACCTTTAACCATTTATTCCCAGAAGAGAAATTTGAAACATTAAGACAGAATTGTTGGGTAAAAGATCCGTTTGCTTTTCGAAACCCAGAATCAATAATTGAGTTAAACTTGGTGCctgaggaagaaaatgaattattGCAGCTCAGTTCTTCATATACATCGAAGAATGATTATGAAACACTAAGTTTATCAGCATTTTGGATTAAGATAAAGGAAGACTTTCCTTTGATAAGCCGAAAGAGTATCCTGCTGCTATTACCATTCACAGCAACTAGTTTGTGTGAACTAGGGTTTTCGGTCTTAACCCAgttaaaagcaaaggaaaggaaCGGATTAAATGGCGCAGCAGATATGCGAGTAGCATTAtcctcctgtgttccagactggaATGAACTTATGAACGGGCAAGCACACCTACCAcgttaa
- the FAM200B gene encoding protein FAM200B isoform X2 has protein sequence MNSDNIEKTIDSNLQTSTSFEPRFKKKKVTARRYNEDYLKYGFIKCEKPFENDRPQCVICNNILANESLKPSKLKRHLETQHAELIDKPLEYFQRKKIDVKSSTQFLSCSTTVSEKTLLSSYLVAYRVAKEKMAHTAAEKIILPACLDMVRTIFDDKSADKLKTIPSDNTISLRICTIAEHLEAMLITRLQSGIDFAIQLDESTDTGSCTALLVYVRYAWQGDFMEDFLCCLNLTSHLSGLDIFTELEKCIVGQYKLNWKNCKGITSDGTANITGKQSRVIKKLLEVTSGAWNHCFIHREALASREIPQKLMEVLKKAVKVVNFIKGSSLNSRLLETFCSEIGANYTHLLYHTKVRWLSQGKILSRVYELRNEIHVFLIEKKSHLAAIFEDDIWVTKLAYLTDIFGILNELRLKLQGKNSDIFQQAERIQGFQKALLLWQARLKSNRPSYYMFPRFLQHIEENVINENILEEIKLEILLHLTSLCQTFNHLFPEEKFETLRQNCWVKDPFAFRNPESIIELNLVPEEENELLQLSSSYTSKNDYETLSLSAFWIKIKEDFPLISRKSILLLLPFTATSLCELGFSVLTQLKAKERNGLNGAADMRVALSSCVPDWNELMNGQAHLPR, from the coding sequence ATGAATAGTGACAATATTGAGAAAACTATTGACTCTAATCTGCAGACATCAACTTCGTTTGAGCCacgtttcaaaaagaaaaaagtaactgCAAGGCGTTATAATGAAGATTATTTAAAATACGGTTTTATCAAATGTGAAAAACCCTTTGAAAATGACAGACCTCAGTGTGTTATTTGTAATAATATTCTTGCAAATGAAAGCTTAAaaccttcaaaattaaaaaggcaCTTAGAAACACAGCATGCTGAACTTATTGATAAGCCTcttgaatattttcaaagaaagaaaatagatgtaAAATCATCAACACAATTTCTTAGCTGCTCTACTACTGTTAGTGAGAAAACCTTATTATCATCATATTTAGTTGCATATCGTGTGGCAAAAGAGAAAATGGCTCACACAGCTGCTGAAAAAATTATTCTTCCAGCATGTTTGGATATGGTGCGTACAATTTTTGATGATAAATCTGCTGATAAATTAAAAACGATTCCTAGTGATAACACAATATCTCTTCGAATTTGTACAATTGCCGAACATTTAGAGGCAATGCTTATTACTCGGTTGCAGTCGGGAATAGATTTTGCAATCCAGCTTGATGAAAGCACAGATACTGGAAGCTGCACAGCACTTTTAGTCTATGTCAGATATGCGTGGCAAGGCGATTTTATGGAggattttttgtgttgtttaaacTTAACCTCACACCTAAGTGGATTAGatattttcacagaattagaaaagtGCATTGTTGGTCAGTATAAATTAAACTGGAAAAACTGCAAAGGAATTACAAGTGATGGAACAGCAAACATCACTGGAAAACAGAGCAGAGTAATTAAAAAATTGCTAGAAGTTACTAGTGGTGCGTGGAATCATTGTTTTATACATCGTGAAGCGTTAGCATCCAGAGAGATTCCACAGAAGCTCATGGAAGTATTGAAAAAGGCAGTGAAAGTTGTTAACTTTATTAAAGGGAGCTCACTAAACAGCCGACTTCTTGAAACGTTTTGTTCGGAGATTGGAGCTAATTATACCCACTTACTGTATCACACCAAAGTTCGTTGGTTGTCTCAAGGGAAAATACTGAGCAGGGTTTACGAACTCAGGAATGAGATCCACGTTTTTCTCATTGAAAAGAAGTCTCATTTGGCAGCTATTTTTGAGGATGATATTTGGGTTACGAAACTGGCatatttaactgatatttttgGCATCCTTAATGAACTACGTTTAAAACTACAGGGGAAAAACAGTGACATATTCCAACAGGCCGAACGTATCCAAGGATTCCAGAAGGCGTTACTGTTGTGGCAAGCGAGGCTTAAAAGCAACCGTCCTAGCTACTACATGTTTCCAAGGTTTTTGCAGCACATTGAAGAGAATGTTATcaatgaaaacattttggaagaaataaaactagagATATTGTTGCACCTCACTTCTCTCTGCCAAACCTTTAACCATTTATTCCCAGAAGAGAAATTTGAAACATTAAGACAGAATTGTTGGGTAAAAGATCCGTTTGCTTTTCGAAACCCAGAATCAATAATTGAGTTAAACTTGGTGCctgaggaagaaaatgaattattGCAGCTCAGTTCTTCATATACATCGAAGAATGATTATGAAACACTAAGTTTATCAGCATTTTGGATTAAGATAAAGGAAGACTTTCCTTTGATAAGCCGAAAGAGTATCCTGCTGCTATTACCATTCACAGCAACTAGTTTGTGTGAACTAGGGTTTTCGGTCTTAACCCAgttaaaagcaaaggaaaggaaCGGATTAAATGGCGCAGCAGATATGCGAGTAGCATTAtcctcctgtgttccagactggaATGAACTTATGAACGGGCAAGCACACCTACCAcgttaa